In a genomic window of Lepisosteus oculatus isolate fLepOcu1 chromosome 3, fLepOcu1.hap2, whole genome shotgun sequence:
- the rnf170 gene encoding E3 ubiquitin-protein ligase RNF170 isoform X2: protein MEEIQWATGNSRQDDDSLIEGISNQVLAAVVLSFTFLGGLATLLYRTEQQNIHPENQERVRAIRQQLQSEQDAGAESRHQFYTDMSCPVCLQQASLPVETNCGHLFCGSCIIAYWRYGSWLGAIHCPICRQMVTLLFPLFHEHDLPAQTQEGQPEAGQILQDVYDYNRRFSGQPRSLMDRIRDVPTLLRHAFREMFSVGGLFWMFRIRILLCLIGALTYLASPLDFIPEALFGILGFMDDLFVILLLFIYISIMYREVVTQRLVG, encoded by the exons ATGGAAGAAATCCAGTGGGCTACTGGGAACTCCAGACAGGATGACGACTCTCTTATAGAAGGCATCAGCAACCAGGTTCTTGCAGCAGTTGTCCTCAGCTTTACATTTCTGGGTGGACTTGCAACTTTGCTGTACAG GACTGAGCAACAAAACATCCATCCTGAGAACCAGGAACGTGTGAGAGCCATTAGACAGCAACTTCAGTCAGAGCAG GATGCTGGTGCAGAGTCCCGGCACCAATTCTACACCGACATGTCCTGTCCAGTATGTTTACAGCAGGCCTCTCTGCCTGTTGAAACCAATTGTGGTCATCTCTTCTGTG GATCCTGCATCATTGCATACTGGAGGTATGGGTCATGGCTTGGGGCTATTCATTGTCCCATCTGTAGACAAATG GTAACTTTACTCTTCCCTTTGTTTCATGAGCATGATCTACCAGCGCAAACCCAAGAGGGGCAGCCCGAGGCAGGGCAAATACTTCAGGATGTCTATGACTATAACAGGAGGTTTTCTGGACAGCCCAGATCT CTGATGGACCGTATCAGAGATGTTCCCACGCTTCTGCGTCATGCCTTCAGGGAGATGTTCTCCGTAGGAGGACTCTTCTGGATGTTCCGGATCCGGATCTTGCTCTGCCTGATCGGAGCTTTGACCTACCTTGCCTCTCCACTGGACTTCATTCCCGAGGCGCTCTTTGGAATCCTGGGATTCATGGATGACCTGTTTGTCATTCTGCTGCTCTTCATCTATATCTCCATCATGTACAGAGAAGTGGTGACGCAGAGACTGGTTGGGTGA
- the rnf170 gene encoding E3 ubiquitin-protein ligase RNF170 isoform X3: MEEIQWATGNSRQDDDSLIEGISNQVLAAVVLSFTFLGGLATLLYSRTEQQNIHPENQERVRAIRQQLQSEQDAGAESRHQFYTDMSCPVCLQQASLPVETNCGHLFCGSCIIAYWRYGSWLGAIHCPICRQMHDLPAQTQEGQPEAGQILQDVYDYNRRFSGQPRSLMDRIRDVPTLLRHAFREMFSVGGLFWMFRIRILLCLIGALTYLASPLDFIPEALFGILGFMDDLFVILLLFIYISIMYREVVTQRLVG, translated from the exons ATGGAAGAAATCCAGTGGGCTACTGGGAACTCCAGACAGGATGACGACTCTCTTATAGAAGGCATCAGCAACCAGGTTCTTGCAGCAGTTGTCCTCAGCTTTACATTTCTGGGTGGACTTGCAACTTTGCTGTACAG CAGGACTGAGCAACAAAACATCCATCCTGAGAACCAGGAACGTGTGAGAGCCATTAGACAGCAACTTCAGTCAGAGCAG GATGCTGGTGCAGAGTCCCGGCACCAATTCTACACCGACATGTCCTGTCCAGTATGTTTACAGCAGGCCTCTCTGCCTGTTGAAACCAATTGTGGTCATCTCTTCTGTG GATCCTGCATCATTGCATACTGGAGGTATGGGTCATGGCTTGGGGCTATTCATTGTCCCATCTGTAGACAAATG CATGATCTACCAGCGCAAACCCAAGAGGGGCAGCCCGAGGCAGGGCAAATACTTCAGGATGTCTATGACTATAACAGGAGGTTTTCTGGACAGCCCAGATCT CTGATGGACCGTATCAGAGATGTTCCCACGCTTCTGCGTCATGCCTTCAGGGAGATGTTCTCCGTAGGAGGACTCTTCTGGATGTTCCGGATCCGGATCTTGCTCTGCCTGATCGGAGCTTTGACCTACCTTGCCTCTCCACTGGACTTCATTCCCGAGGCGCTCTTTGGAATCCTGGGATTCATGGATGACCTGTTTGTCATTCTGCTGCTCTTCATCTATATCTCCATCATGTACAGAGAAGTGGTGACGCAGAGACTGGTTGGGTGA
- the rnf170 gene encoding E3 ubiquitin-protein ligase RNF170 isoform X1: MEEIQWATGNSRQDDDSLIEGISNQVLAAVVLSFTFLGGLATLLYSRTEQQNIHPENQERVRAIRQQLQSEQDAGAESRHQFYTDMSCPVCLQQASLPVETNCGHLFCGSCIIAYWRYGSWLGAIHCPICRQMVTLLFPLFHEHDLPAQTQEGQPEAGQILQDVYDYNRRFSGQPRSLMDRIRDVPTLLRHAFREMFSVGGLFWMFRIRILLCLIGALTYLASPLDFIPEALFGILGFMDDLFVILLLFIYISIMYREVVTQRLVG, encoded by the exons ATGGAAGAAATCCAGTGGGCTACTGGGAACTCCAGACAGGATGACGACTCTCTTATAGAAGGCATCAGCAACCAGGTTCTTGCAGCAGTTGTCCTCAGCTTTACATTTCTGGGTGGACTTGCAACTTTGCTGTACAG CAGGACTGAGCAACAAAACATCCATCCTGAGAACCAGGAACGTGTGAGAGCCATTAGACAGCAACTTCAGTCAGAGCAG GATGCTGGTGCAGAGTCCCGGCACCAATTCTACACCGACATGTCCTGTCCAGTATGTTTACAGCAGGCCTCTCTGCCTGTTGAAACCAATTGTGGTCATCTCTTCTGTG GATCCTGCATCATTGCATACTGGAGGTATGGGTCATGGCTTGGGGCTATTCATTGTCCCATCTGTAGACAAATG GTAACTTTACTCTTCCCTTTGTTTCATGAGCATGATCTACCAGCGCAAACCCAAGAGGGGCAGCCCGAGGCAGGGCAAATACTTCAGGATGTCTATGACTATAACAGGAGGTTTTCTGGACAGCCCAGATCT CTGATGGACCGTATCAGAGATGTTCCCACGCTTCTGCGTCATGCCTTCAGGGAGATGTTCTCCGTAGGAGGACTCTTCTGGATGTTCCGGATCCGGATCTTGCTCTGCCTGATCGGAGCTTTGACCTACCTTGCCTCTCCACTGGACTTCATTCCCGAGGCGCTCTTTGGAATCCTGGGATTCATGGATGACCTGTTTGTCATTCTGCTGCTCTTCATCTATATCTCCATCATGTACAGAGAAGTGGTGACGCAGAGACTGGTTGGGTGA